One genomic window of Motacilla alba alba isolate MOTALB_02 chromosome 3, Motacilla_alba_V1.0_pri, whole genome shotgun sequence includes the following:
- the SELENOW gene encoding selenoprotein W gives MAPLRVHVLYCGAUGYKPKFEKLKRELERRFPGALDVSGQGTPEVTGWFEVTVGGHLVHSKKNGDGFVDSDPKLRRIVAAIESHLA, from the exons ATGGCGCCGCTCCGAGTCCATGTTCTTTACTG CGGAGCCTGAGGCTACAAACCCAAG TTTGAGAAGCTGAAGCGGGAGCTGGAGCGGCGCTTCCCGGGAGCCCTGGACGTG AGCGGCCAGGGCACCCCGGAGGTGACGGGATGGTTTGAGGTGACCGTGGGGGGACACCTGGTCCACTCCAAAAAG AACGGCGATGGCTTCGTGGACAGCGACCCCAAACTGCGCAGGATCGTGGCCGCCATCGAGTCCCACCTCGCCTAG
- the LOC119699173 gene encoding gap junction delta-2 protein-like, which yields MGEWTILERLLEAAVQQHSTMIGRILLTVVVIFRILIVAIVGETVYEDEQTMFMCNTLQPGCNQACYDKAFPISHIRYWVFQIILVCTPSLCFITYSVHQAAKQRERRCSFLQPLLEPRRPRANGAPGAEPALKDEPEAAPARPQRSAKARRQEGISRFYVIQVVFRNALEIGFLGGQYFLYGFNVPAIFECDRYPCVKEVECYVSRPTEKSVFLVFMFAVSGVCVLLNLAELNHLGWRKVRAAVRGARARRKSLGDARRKEPAATAATATPATVPALGRTQSSESAYV from the exons ATGGGCGAATGGACCATCCTGGAGCGGCTGCTGGAGGCGGCGGTGCAGCAGCACTCCACCATGATCGGCAG GATCCTGCTGACGGTGGTGGTCATCTTCCGCATCCTGATCGTGGCCATCGTGGGCGAGACGGTCTACGAGGACGAGCAGACCATGTTCATGTGCAACACGCTGCAGCCGGGCTGCAACCAGGCCTGCTACGACAAGGCCTTCCCCATCTCGCACATCCGCTACTGGGTCTTCCAGATCATCCTGGTGTGCACGCCCAGCCTCTGCTTCATCACCTACTCCGTGCACCAGGCGGCCAAGCAGCGCGAGCGCcgctgctccttcctgcagccgCTGCTGGagccgcgccggccccgcgccaACGGCGCGCCGGGCGCCGAGCCGGCGCTCAAGGACGAGCCCGAGGCGGCGCCGGCGCGGCCGCAGCGCAGCGCCAAGGCCAGGAGGCAGGAGGGCATCTCCAGGTTCTACGTCATCCAG GTGGTGTTCCGGAACGCGCTGGAGATCGGCTTCCTGGGCGGGCAGTACTTCCTCTACGGCTTCAACGTGCCGGCCATCTTCGAGTGCGACCGCTACCCGTGCGTCAAGGAGGTGGAGTGCTACGTGTCGCGGCCCACCGAGAAGAGCGTCTTCCTGGTCTTCATGTTCGCCGTCTCGGGCGTCTGCGTGCTGCTCAACCTGGCCGAGCTCAACCACCTGGGCTGGCGCAAGGTGCGCGCCGCCGTGCGCGGGGCCCGCGCGCGCCGCAAGAGCCTGGGCGACGCGCGCCGCAAGGAGCCGGCGGCAACCGCGGCGACCGCGACACCGGCCACGGTGCCGGCGCTGGGCAGGACGCAGAGCAGCGAGTCGGCCTACGTGTGa
- the NOP53 gene encoding ribosome biogenesis protein NOP53 produces MPGVQDLLRQALEVEMRRKREEEKVERRLKVTEAPPSQEAVLREQLQGLLEEEEEEEGQQEDEDDEGEDEERPRRREQPGRKTEKQRRREKERRHEAGARARARLARQRQQGLFRLRSLRRALLLWDSELRRRRLLRDRRRRLRETAPKRLGALRYEEPELELQLSEEIPESLRSLRPCGSVLRDRFRSLQRRNVLEPRLRARFRRRYRVKYVEKRSFRAVTL; encoded by the exons ATGCCCGGTGTGCAGGATCTGCTGCGGCAGGCACTGGAGGTggagatgaggaggaagagggaggaggagaaggtggagAGGAGGCTGAAGGTCACCGAGGCGCCGCCCTCGCAG GAGGCCGTGCTgcgggagcagctgcaggggctgctggaggaggaggaggaggaggaagggcagcaggaggatgaggatgatgagggtgaggatgaggagcggccccggcggcgggagCAGCCCGGCCGCAAAACCGAGAAACAGCGGCGCAGGGAGAAGGAGCGGCGGCACGAG GCCggtgcccgtgcccgtgcccgcCTGGCccggcagaggcagcaggggctgttccGGCTGCGCTCCCTGCGccgggctctgctgctctgggactCGGAGCTGCGGCGCCGGCGGCTGCTCCGGGATCGGCGCCGGCGCCTGCGCGAAACGGCCCCGAAACGCCTCGGGGCCCTGCG cTACGAGGAGCccgagctggagctgcagctgagcgAGGAGATCCCGGAGAGCCTGCGGAGCCTGCGG CCGTGCGGCAGCGTGCTGCGCGATCGCTTCCgcagcctgcagaggaggaaCGTCCTGGAGCCGCGCCTCAGGGCCAG gTTCCGGCGGCGCTACCGCGTGAAGTACGTGGAGAAGAGATCCTTCCGCGCCGTGAC GCTCTGA